The following are encoded together in the Tripterygium wilfordii isolate XIE 37 chromosome 3, ASM1340144v1, whole genome shotgun sequence genome:
- the LOC119992834 gene encoding serine/threonine-protein kinase KIPK2-like produces the protein MGSSSGTCEIVEAREERNPVQHSRGADQLNSGFRADGNQRPSLLKLGYKESLEDDINKLFEAISLKTSSKDLGASNQVGTSTSPLRKNALKKPITMGMPQSPKHGNHENLSLKQALRELCISKASEMAAMKRLSKPISSPRISEAGRITSLFNAVLVEEARVSGLSQNETKGSVLEISLEPDDGKSNSFGKMPQQLELHKKKLPNQTAKSSPQFSVSTTQNGTGITPMQNDGISASMKVETQALKTPNVSSNSSPRFGAPSRPNCVGDMSVQNEIVSPSRKVRAQTLKSTNQSTQSSPGFAVSSAQNSSGMGTMQMEFMPTSRKVGTQALKSPNQSAHSSPRLAVPLAENGTESKLMQHDIVLTPREAATQAVRSELVPEERLTPSPYTSCSDIGNIMLEQDKNALESTKLSNKASSPKSGRKSRLHTVPPSSSVNATRVNKSSRNTTRLMKPVLRNRSFVKKKVKQNSASAMRTSNSHSKVNMDPDTSQLVCPNCQCTLQNAVNQGSPVSHSVNLSTEVGPTNVTSGVRKPGFNSNNCDRSEDPSVKVKDSKSKEKGEFSHSSKSSLGEYSSSTSISDDSNLSGSSCGNRPHMSKDVRWEAVRLVKMQHGVLGLGHFNLLKKLGCGDIGTVYLAEMIGTNCLFAIKVMDNEFLARRKKMPRAQTEREILRMLDHPFLPTLYSQFTSDNLSCLVMEYCPGGDLHVLRQKQPGRNFPEPAARFYVAEVLLALEYLHMLGIVYRDLKPENILVREDGHIMLTDFDLSLRCSVSPTLLKSSSSDVEPPKISGPCTQSNCMEPFCIEPSCKVPCFSPRFLPAAAKARKLKDELAAQVRSLPQLVAEPTDARSNSFVGTHEYLAPEIIKGEGHGAAVDWWTFGIFLYELLYGRTPFKGSGNDETLVNVVLQSLQFPDSPLVSFQARDLIRSLLAKEPENRLGSEKGAAEIKQHPFFEGLNWALIRCAIPPELPEFYDVGYPSTNSHDKSRFVECKATGEHLEFELF, from the exons ATGGGGTCTTCTTCTGGTACTTGTGAAATTGTTGAAGCAAGGGAAGAGCGAAATCCAGTTCAACATTCTAGAGGAGCCGATCAACTGAATTCTGGATTCCGGGCGGATGGTAATCAAAGGCCTTCCTTACTGAAATTGGGATATAAGGAATCTCTTGAAGACGATATTAATAAACTTTTTGAGGCTATCAGTCTTAAAACTTCATCCAAGGACTTAGGTGCTTCAAACCAAGTAGGCACAAGTACCAGCCCCTTAAGGAAGAATGCTTTGAAAAAGCCAATTACAATGGGCATGCCCCAGTCACCAAAACATGGAAACCATGAGAATTTGTCTCTGAAACAGGCATTAAGGGAGCTTTGTATTTCTAAGGCATCGGAAATGGCTGCTATGAAACGTCTATCAAAGCCAATCAGTTCTCCTCGGATCTCTGAAGCTGGGAGGATAACGAGTTTGTTCAATGCAGTTCTAGTTGAAGAAGCCAGGGTATCTGGTCTCTcccaaaatgaaacaaaaggaaGTGTTCTTGAAATATCACTGGAGCCAGATGATGGAAAATCAAACTCTTTCGGAAAGATGCCTCAGCAACTTGAGTTGCATAAGAAGAAGTTGCCGAACCAAACAGCAAAGTCTTCACCTCAGTTTTCTGTTTCAACAACACAAAATGGTACTGGGATAACACCAATGCAAAACGATGGTATTTCTGCTTCAATGAAAGTTGAAACTCAGGCATTAAAGACGCCGAATGTAAGTTCTAATTCTTCTCCTCGTTTTGGTGCTCCATCTAGACCCAATTGTGTTGGGGACATGTCTGTACAGAATGAGATTGTTTCTCCATCCAGAAAAGTGAGAGCTCAGACATTAAAGTCAACAAACCAAAGTACTCAGTCTTCTCCTGGCTTTGCAGTTTCGTCAGCTCAAAATAGTTCTGGTATGGGAACAATGCAAATGGAATTCATGCCTACGTCGAGAAAAGTAGGAACTCAAGCATTAAAGTCACCAAACCAAAGTGCTCATTCTTCTCCTCGACTTGCCGTTCCATTAGCAGAAAATGGGACAGAATCCAAATTGATGCAACATGACATTGTTCTTACACCAAGAGAAGCTGCGACTCAAGCAGTAAGGTCTGAGCTGGTGCCAGAAGAGAGGCTGACACCTTCACCATATACATCTTGTTCTGATATTGGCAACATTATGTTAGAGCAGGACAAAAATGCTCTTGAGTCAACCAAATTATCTAATAAGGCATCATCACCAAAATCAGGGCGAAAAAGCAGGTTACATACAGTGCCTCCATCTAGTTCAGTGAATGCTACCAGGGTAAACAAGTCAAGTAGAAACACTACCCGTCTAATGAAACCGGTTCTCAGGAACAGGAGTTTTGTTAAGAAGAAAGTAAAGCAGAATTCAGCTTCTGCTATGCGCACGTCTAATTCACATTCCAAAGTAAACATGGATCCTGATACAAGTCAATTAGTTTGCCCAAATTGTCAATGTACTTTGCAAAATGCAGTGAATCAGGGTTCTCCAGTTTCCCACTCTGTCAATCTTAGTACTGAAGTTGGCCCAACCAATGTGACCTCTGGTGTGAGGAAGCCAGGCTTCAACTCCAATAACTGTGACAGAAGTGAAGATCCCAGTGTGAAAGTAAAGGACTCAAAGTCAAAAGAAAAGGGGGAGTTTTCCCATAGCTCAAAAAGCAGCCTCGGAGAGTATAGTAGCAGTACAAGTATCAGTGATGATAGCAATTTAAGTGGGTCTAGTTGTGGCAACAGACCTCATATGTCAAAGGATGTGAGGTGGGAAGCTGTACGCCTTGTTAAGATGCAGCATGGGGTCTTAGGATTGGGACATTTCAATCTTTTAAAGAAGCTTGGTTGTGGTGATATAGGTACAGTATATCTTGCTGAGATGATTGGTACGAACTGTCTATTTGCAATAAAGGTCATGGACAATGAATTTTTAGCTAGGAGAAAGAAGATGCCCAGGGCTCAAACTGAAAGAGAAATATTGAGGATGCTAGATCATCCTTTTCTCCCAACACTATATTCCCAATTCACATCAGATAATTTATCATGTCTAGTTATGGAGTATTGTCCCGGTGGAGATCTACACGTTCTGAGGCAGAAGCAGCCCGGCAGGAATTTCCCTGAGCCAGCAGCCAG GTTTTATGTTGCTGAAGTCCTCCTTGCTCTGGAGTACTTACACATGCTGGGCATTGTCTATCGAGATCTGAAGCCGGAGAATATTCTTGTCCGAGAAGATGGCCATATCATGCTCACGGACTTTGACCTCTCACTCAGATGCTCTGTTTCTCCAACTCTCTTAAAATCATCTTCATCTGATGTGGAACCACCAAAGATTTCTGGTCCGTGCACACAGTCTAATTGCATGGAGCCTTTCTGCATTGAACCCTCCTGTAAAGTTCCGTGCTTCAGTCCTAGGTTTTTACCTGCTGCAGCAAAagcaaggaagttgaaagaTGAGCTCGCAGCGCAGGTTAGGTCATTGCCGCAGCTTGTGGCTGAGCCTACTGATGCTCGTTCCAATTCCTTTGTTGGAACCCATGAATACTTGGCTCCGGAGATCATCAAAGGAGAGGGCCATGGAGCTGCAGTCGATTGGTGGACTTTTGGCATATTCCTCTATGAGCTTCTATATGGTAGAACACCCTTTAAAGGTTCTGGGAACGATGAAACTCTGGTCAATGTGGTGTTGCAGAGCCTCCAGTTCCCAGACAGCCCCCTCGTTAGCTTTCAGGCAAGAGATCTCATCAGATCGCTGTTAGCAAAGGAGCCTGAGAATAGATTGGGCTCAGAGAAAGGGGCTGCTGAGATCAAGCAGCACCCATTCTTTGAGGGCTTGAATTGGGCATTGATACGTTGTGCCATACCACCAGAACTACCAGAGTTCTATGACGTCGGATATCCAAGTACGAATTCTCATGACAAGAGCAGGTTTGTAGAGTGTAAAGCCACGGGAGAGCACCTTGAGTTTGAGTTGTTTTAG
- the LOC119995697 gene encoding monodehydroascorbate reductase, seedling isozyme-like: MAGKTFKYLILGGGVAAGYAAREFAKQGIKHGELAIISKELVAPYERPALSKAYLFLVGTARLPGFHVCVGSGGERLLPEWYKEKGIELILGTEIVKADLAAKTLVSAAGQTFEYHNLIIATGSTVIRLSDFGVQGANAKNIFYLREIDDADKLVEAIKAKKNGKAVIVGGGYIGLELSAALKINDLDVTMVYPEPWCMPRLFTAGIAEFYEGYYANKGIKIIKGTVAVGFTADSSGEVKEVQLKDGRVLEADIVVVGVGGRPLTTLFKGSVEEEKGGIKTDSYFKTSVPDVYAVGDVATFPMKLYNEIRRVEHVDHARKSAEQAVKAIKAKEEGKQIDEYDYLPFFYSRAFDLSWQFYGDNVGDTVLFGDNSPTSPKPKFGSFWVKDGQVVGAFLEGGSPDENQAIAKVARLKPSVNSLDVLTKEGLSFALKI, from the exons ATGGCGGGGAAAACTTTCAAGTACTTGATCCTTGGTGGTGGCGTCGCTGCT GGGTATGCAGCTAGGGAGTTTGCTAAACAGGGGATTAAGCATGGTGAGCTGGCAATCATTTCGAAGGAGTTG GTAGCTCCTTATGAGCGTCCGGCACTTAGCAAGGCTTATCTTTTCCTAGTTG gaACTGCAAGACTTCCTGGGTTCCATGTCTGTGTTGGGAGTGGAGGAGAGAGATTGCTTCCTGAGTGGTACAAGGAGAAAG GGATTGAGTTGATCCTGGGCACAGAAATTGTAAAAGCTGATCTTGCTGCCAAGACACTTGTTAGTGCTGCTGGACAGACCTTTGAGTATCACAATTTGATCATAGCAACTGGATCTACA GTGATAAGATTGTCAGATTTTGGTGTACAAGGTGCTAATGCCAAAAACATCTTCTACTTGAGAGAAATTGACGATGCTGATAAACTTGTGGAAGCTAttaaagcaaagaaaaatgGGAAGGCTGTAATTGTTGGAGGAGGATACATTGGTCTTGAGCTTAGTGCCGCTTTGAAAATCAATGATTTAGATGTTACTATGGTTTACCCTGAGCCCTGGTGCA TGCCTCGACTTTTTACTGCTGGCATAGCTGAATTTTATGAGGGCTATTATGCTAATAAGGGAATCAAGATTATCAAGGGAACAGTTGCTGTTGGGTTTACTGCTGATTCAAGTGGAGAA GTAAAAGAAGTGCAACTTAAGGATGGCAGGGTGTTGGAAGCTGACATAGTTGTTGTTGGGGTTGGGGGCAGACCACTTACAACCTTGTTCAAAGGTTCAGTTGAAGAGGAGAAAGGTGGAATAAAG ACTGATTCGTACTTCAAAACGAGTGTTCCTGATGTGTATGCTGTGGGTGATGTTGCCACATTCCCTATGAAATTATACAATGAGATAAGAAGAGTTGAACACGTCGATCATGCTCGCAAATCAGCTGAGCAGGCTGTGAAG GCCATCAAGGCAAAGGAGGAGGGTAAACAGATTGACGAGTATGATTATCTTCCATTCTTCTATTCTCGTGCCTTTGATCTCTCATGGCAATTCTACGGAGACAATGTTGGCGACACTGTTCTCTTTGGAGACAACAGTCCAACATCTCCCAAGCCAAAGTTTGGGTCGTTCTGGGTTAAAGATGGACAGGTTGTAGGAGCATTCCTGGAGGGTGGGAGTCCTGATGAAAACCAGGCTATTGCCAAAGTTGCCAGGCTGAAACCTTCAGTGAATAGCTTAGATGTGCTGACGAAGGAAGGTCTCTCTTTTGCTTTGaagatataa